In Desulfomicrobium apsheronum, a single window of DNA contains:
- a CDS encoding ammonium transporter, which produces MNPTDTAFIIICAALVMFMTPGLALFYAGMTRSKNALGTIMQSFAALGVITLVWIFWGYSLSFGTDMNGLIGGLDFVGMAGVGMEPHESIATNLPHMVFMIFQCMFAIITPALISGAFAERMRFSAFIIFIILWCTFVYAPLCHWVWGGGWMAQMGAMDFAGGAVVHMSSASAALAAVLVIGKRKGYGKRSFLPHNLPMTMIGTALLWFGWFGFNAGSALAADGLAGNAFVTTHIAAATAMLAWVFAEWKFHGKPTTLGAASGAVAGLVAITPAAGFVGIMASVLIGLGAGVLCYLGVSLKARFGYDDSLDVVGIHGVGGVWGALATGLFASQAINPAGFNGLFYGNPGQLWIQFVSVVATCAFSFVVSYVLLKIVNAIVPIRVTEEEEEAGLDVAIHSESAYQA; this is translated from the coding sequence GTGAATCCGACAGATACTGCTTTTATCATCATTTGTGCTGCCCTGGTCATGTTCATGACCCCAGGGCTCGCTCTCTTCTACGCGGGCATGACCCGTTCCAAAAATGCCCTGGGGACCATTATGCAGAGTTTTGCCGCCCTTGGCGTCATCACCCTGGTCTGGATTTTCTGGGGATATTCCCTGTCGTTCGGTACGGATATGAACGGCCTCATCGGCGGCCTGGACTTCGTGGGCATGGCCGGAGTCGGCATGGAACCGCACGAGTCCATAGCCACCAACCTTCCGCACATGGTCTTCATGATCTTTCAGTGCATGTTCGCCATCATCACTCCCGCCCTGATCTCCGGCGCTTTTGCCGAGCGCATGCGTTTTTCCGCCTTCATCATTTTCATCATCCTGTGGTGCACGTTCGTCTATGCTCCCTTGTGCCACTGGGTCTGGGGCGGCGGCTGGATGGCCCAGATGGGCGCCATGGATTTCGCGGGCGGAGCGGTCGTACACATGAGCTCGGCCAGCGCGGCCCTGGCGGCGGTCCTGGTCATCGGAAAGCGCAAGGGCTACGGCAAGCGCTCCTTCCTGCCGCACAACCTGCCCATGACCATGATCGGCACTGCGCTCCTGTGGTTCGGCTGGTTCGGTTTCAACGCCGGCAGCGCCCTGGCCGCCGACGGCCTGGCCGGCAACGCCTTTGTGACCACTCACATCGCGGCCGCCACGGCCATGCTTGCCTGGGTGTTCGCGGAATGGAAGTTTCACGGCAAACCCACAACCCTGGGCGCTGCTTCCGGCGCGGTAGCAGGGCTTGTGGCCATTACTCCGGCAGCCGGTTTTGTCGGCATCATGGCTTCCGTGCTCATTGGGCTTGGCGCGGGCGTGCTGTGCTACCTCGGCGTGAGTCTGAAGGCCCGTTTCGGTTATGACGACAGTCTTGACGTGGTCGGCATTCACGGTGTTGGCGGAGTCTGGGGCGCACTTGCCACCGGGCTTTTCGCGAGCCAAGCCATAAACCCGGCCGGCTTCAACGGTCTTTTCTACGGCAACCCCGGCCAGCTCTGGATTCAGTTCGTATCCGTCGTGGCCACCTGCGCCTTTTCATTTGTAGTATCCTATGTTTTGCTCAAGATCGTTAACGCCATCGTGCCCATTCGTGTCACCGAAGAAGAGGAAGAGGCCGGGCTTGACGTGGCCATTCACAGCGAATCCGCTTACCAGGCCTGA